A region of the Gadus morhua chromosome 1, gadMor3.0, whole genome shotgun sequence genome:
GCACATGAGCATGAGGGTGGGAGTGTCTGGGTTGTCTTTGAGTGACACAAGCTTAGTGTGGAAACCATCACCAATCCAACAATCTGTGAATCTCAAAATCCGTAAGTATTTCCGTAAGTACAAAATCTGTAAGTACAAAAtccaaatattattattaatattattagacAGACTAAAATAAATAGAAGGCCTACTTGGGACTACTCATTTCAAttgttcagaaaaaaaaattgtgtatGAAATACATTCTTAATGTTGTGATAATGCAACCAAAATTGTGTGTTCATATAATTCAGCTGGTTATTCCTTGCAGGTGTCAGGAAGATGTCACAGATGTAATGGtagatacaaaaaataaagagcgTCTGAAATTCCGAGAGAAGTCATTTATAGCATAACCTTTTACTCATCCGAATTTCTTGCATTCACCACCAGGTGGTGCTAAGTAAATTGGCTGGATTTGAAACCAATGCGCTCCGTTTAAGTGGGAGGGGTGACACAAAATGGGGTTGAGGCAATCTGCATTTAAATCAAGTCCTCTGTTATTATGTTAAGCAGGAGTATGTTGAAGCTCATTAGAAAGATTATAATGATTTGTACCCATTAAAACAATAGGTAGTCAGCCAGAATTGAAAAAAAAGGGGCTTTGGTGGATGCCTCGGACAACACACAGATAGCATATGTGAGTATGTGAATGTGGGCCATAATCACACAATCAGACGAAGTGTGTGGGGTTAATCTTTAAATGTAACCATCAGGCTTTGTATGTAGGGTGCTCAATGAATAGCTTAGGTTCAAAATAGGTAGACAGGaggaatataattgtattgaagtttaacattcaaaattattaTTTCTCAAGGATTATTACACtgtacaataaaatgtaaagtgTTAAATGGCGTTCCTGAAAGATGAATTAATCTGTGGTAAAAGGTAATTTCATATGAAACATAAAATCCTAAATTGTCGTTGTGCAAAACATGTTGCATAAGGTACtattttataaatatgtaaaatacCAAAATATTCCACATTCCTTCCATGTCTAATGGAGAGACATTGTAGGAATATTTTTTTAGATTATTTGATTCAGGCATTAGGTGTGTGATAAAATAGATAGCCCATTGAAGACATCCAAGCCCTTTCCACTGAAGTTTCACCGGCTCACACTAACTATCCTGTTGAGCTcatttgaatgtgtgtctgcatctaaTCTTACCATTATGTTGATTCAGTGATTACTACTGCTTGTATAAAAGAAAATTGCGACAAAGAGGTCAGTTTTCCTAATTGTCATGACCTGTGATCTTTAATTTTCTTTTGCGGCCTGTAttatgttctcggcaaagtatAGGGGAACACGAACATGTGTCAATGTGGTAATACTATTTTTAGCATGTTCCTGTTTCACACAGTGATGTGTGACAGTTGAAGCAGAATACATGAAAGCCCACAGTGTTTTGACTTCATGTCCCAGTATGATCTGAGAACAATTTGCAATCGAGGGCCTCCTTCAGAAAATGGGGcagaaaaaacaagaaaaacaccTGCTTTCCCCCCCTGACCCTCACATAAATcaactatctgtctgtctgtctttcttgtgtgtgtgtgtgtgtgtgtgtgtgtgtgtgtgtgtgtgtgtgtgtgtgtgtgtgtgtgtgtgtgtgtgtgtgtgtgtgtgtgtgtgtgtgtgtgtgtgtgtgtgtgtgtctgaagatccATGTGTAAGAGTAAGGTTCTGTGTAGGTGACTCTCTCTAACTCTTAACACGTTGGTCTAATGGTCTTCTTGTTCTGTTCAGTACGACTCGGAGCAGGACGCAGAGAGCCTGGGCCCGACCTCCATCGCTGTGAGtgctctttccctttctctccctttctcgctctttctctccctttctctccctttctctccctgaaCATCCCAGGGCAGCCAGACACAACCCAGTGCCCTTGTTACTTGTGCTGGTGAGCCAGTTATAATCTATGTCATCGAGCAGGgcttgattttttttaatagatCTAGAAGAAGAATACATCTTTAAGTCAATCACCATATCTAAGCTCCTTCTGTCATAGTAAGGCTGAAACTAGGAAATACTATCACtatttaaaaataacaaaaactcCAAAACTATAATCTAAAACCATGAGCAGCTCTGACCGGGGGCGGATCCCACCTCTGCGACAGTTAGCCGAGGCCGGCTCCGTTGAGACAAACATCACTGATAGAACAAAGTTTGGAGTTATCAGTGAAAACAGAGCAGGAAGTGGACAACCACaagagcgcgtgtgtgtgtaaatgtgtgtgtaggcataTACATGAGTCTGTCCTGTGCTAATAAGCATTttccactgtttgtgtgtgtgtgtgtgtgtgtgtgtgtgtgtgtgtgtgtgtgtgtgtgtgtgtgtgtgtgtgtgtgtgtgtgtgtgtgtgtgtgtgtgtgtgtgtgtgtgtgtgtgtgtgtgtgtgtgtgcgtgcgtgcgtgcgtgcgtgcgtgtggtagCTCGACCCCATAGAGAAGGACTGGATCTACTCGGCCGCGAGTGCACGTGTGCCCGATCTGTCTCAACTGCTGCAGCAGGACCCCTCTTTGGCCAACAAGAAGGTAGCACACACACCGAGAACACGCTCTGCCTCTCAATGGCTGTCTGCCGATTAATAACAGTCatggtggcaatggaaatgtaatgtaatgtaatgaggCTTTAGCTGGCCATCCCTCTAATAAATGGCTttggtgttttttcttttttgtttatttgggcTGGGCGCATCAGGACTTCACCTCTGTAAGTACCTGACCTGCTGCACATTAGTTATTTCATGAGGACAACTATTGAAAAAGTCACACTGCAAATGGATTGCACGTGTTAACCTGTTGATCAGCCGATCTGACACCCCATTTGCTTCATCCTCATGTGCTGTGTTTCTCCTGACTGCTGCGTGTTTCCATGGTCCTGCTCCCCAGGGGGTAAGTTTACGGGCGACTCCCGTGCCGTAGCCCTGCCATTACACACCGCCTCTTGAGATCTGGGGGAAATCAAAACGCTCGCACAAACAACAGCGCCGTGGGCGAGCCCGCCGCCATAGCCCCGAGCGGAGCATGCGGCAGAACGGTTTCTTCCTCACGCATTGTCAACGCGATTgcgaaaaaagaagaagaaatccTTTCCTGGCAGTTTTAGCTTGTATAAACTTCACAAGCTCATTCCATTGAGATTTCCACCCCCTTTAATTGTATTCCGAGGGGCCTGTGTTGAAACATCCAGATCATGCATTTCAAAGGTCCACTATCAAAAGGATTATGAAAGATAGCTTTTTAGCTCCTGCGGCCCCCTGACAACCCAAATCCCTTTTATTTGTCTCCCTGTGAGCCTAAGAGATTTGAGCTCATGTTTGTTGTCCCTCCCCTAGGCTCAAAGTTCTCCCACCGTCCTATGGCCAAGGACAGACCACCTTCTAAGAGAAGCCCTAAGCCCCTCTGCCATCCCCACCCGGACAAGATAGCATGTCCACCGCCATTGAAgtgcaggggggtgggggaggggaggggagggagggggggcaggggattAAGCAGAGTCTTAATGTGCCACAAAGACTTCACCCACTTAAAGATAATCTGAAAGTAATAGAGCAGGCTGGGATTAATTGTAGAACAATGTCGTGCTGTGTCCTCGGGAAGGTGCTAAGACCCTTGCAGGACCCTTTGATGTTCCTTCTTCAGCCCTTCGGCTTTTCCCTGTTCAGGAGGTGTTGAATGGGGTTCATCAGAGAGCGGCTCAGGCCACAAGTCATTGGTGTccaatgtgtttctttttgaaGCCAGGAGTCAATAAATCCTGATGTTAGGTCAGCCGGTTACTGTTTCTTACGTACCAGAAGTGATGATACTGGACAGAAGTGCCGTGTGGGGGTCATCGGGCGGCCTGAAGATATTACCTGTCGTTAATGACCTTGTTGCTTACCCATGATAACACACAAGCTTAGTCATTGGAGACGCTTACTGTTTAAAATCAAATTGCCTAAAAAGCTCAAGCCAGAATAAATGATCCAAGCTTTTCAGCGTAGCCTACGACTCACAGGGCAGCGCTTTAAAGGGGAACCCGTTCATTTGGAACCACAACAACTGTACTTCCTCGCGCTAATCACTCATAGCCTCACGATCCTGTCCTccgtccctctcgctctctcttcctctctcttcctgtcttccGCGGTGTTGTTCCTGTGACGTGGCTCCCCTGGCCCCTGCGGTGACGGACTTCCTCTCGCTCTTGTGCGCTACAGTTTGTAAGTACATCATCCGTCCATCACTCGTTGCTGTCGCTCCCCTGGTCTGTCGCTGCGACCCTTTGTGGTCCCTGAGCTGTTGACGTGTCTGTCGTGCCTGGTCTAAGAGAAGACCCTTGCCCCTCTTACTTGAAGTGGGGGTGTGTGACTAGCCACCCTGCTAGTCATTGGtgggggcaggaagggggggatgACGCTACATCCTGTTTGGCCTCGTCGTCCATCACCCGCACCCACTGGGAGAGCCGGCGGGCTGCCCGTCAAGCCGGCGGGCTGCCGCGCACATCTGTCTTGGGGCTGTGGCgggaggcgggggagagggggggagctaTGGAGCTTCTCCTACCAGACGCCGTCGATCACAATTTGTCAGCCACTCTGAAGGAGGTGTATCTCACTGGATCCCTCGCTCTCCCTAAGACGCCATGTGATCTAATATGAGCTACTGCTGGTCTGAGGCCCTAGCCCTCTACTGCTGGTCTGAGGCCCTAGCCCTCTACTGCTGGTCTGAGGCCCTAGCCCTCTACTGCTGGTCTGAGACCCTAGCCCTCTACTGCTGGTCTGAGGCCCTAGCCCTCTACTGCTGGTCTGAGGCCCTAGCCCTCTACTGCTGGTCTGAGGCCCTAGCCCTCTACTGCTGGTCTGAGACCATGAACCTCTAATGCTGGTCTGAGACCCTCGCCCTCTACTGCTGGTCTGAGACCCTAGCCCTCTACTGCTGGTCTGAGGCCCTAGCCCTGTACTGCTGGTCTGAGACCATGAACCTCTAATGCTGGTCTGAGACCCTCAAATGCTGGTATAGTTATTGTTTTGCTTCCACATTGATAATACAAAGAATCTAGTCAAATACAATATCTGGACTGATCCATGGTTACCGGTCTGAGTTCTGTAGTTCCAACCATTTCTTTAATTTTCCAATTTTCACTTCATCACTTTAGTTAATTTATGCTGCCAACAATTGCTGCTATAATATTTATCACTTTATCACTTTTACCACTAATACCACTTTATCCAATCACTCCTTTTCACTTATTTagtttgtacttattttatttccatctattttatctattttgactCTAACCCTGTATTACTTTCCCACCTTTGTATTGTAACTGttttccctcgggataaataaagcatcttgaatcttgaatcttctACCGTTTGATgctgtacatttactgtacattGTTCGACTGCAACATGCTTTCACCTGTTGCAGGCTTTTAGAAAGGCCAGTAGGGGAAGTAAGGAACGCCCTGACAAGGCTGGTAGGAGTTTGTAGGAGCGTCATGACAACGCCAGTAGGAGTATGTAGGAACATGCTAACATGGCCAGGAGGAGTATGTAGGAACGTCCTTACATGGCCAGAGCCATTGACCACCACAGTCTGCACATAAACACCTGGCAGGTGAACAGGGTTGATGTGGTCTGAAGGACCTctgatgtgtttgtctgtgtgtgtgtgtctgtgtgtgtgtgtgtgtcatttaggTGCAGGCATCAATCTGCgtataaatgtatgtgtgtgtgtttatttggacatttgctggtggtgtgtgtgtgtgtgtgtgtgtgtgtgtgtgtgtgtgtgtgtgtgtgtgtgtgtgtgtgtgtgtgtgtgtgtgtgtgtgtgtgtgtgtgtgtgtgtgtgtgttgacagtagTGCTGTGATTCCTGGGTGGGTCTAGTCTCCATGGGTCACACCAACATCATcaatcttccccccccccctccgctacCGTGACAGGCTGCTGGGACCCCCGACTGTGGGCACAGGGCTGTGTTGTTTTGTAATTAGGCTCTGTTAGGTGGCAggaaaccatctctctctctctctctctctctctctctctctctctctctctctctctctctacctctctctctctctctctctctctctctctctctctctctctctctctctctctctctctctctctctctctctctctctctctctctctctctctctctctctacctctctctctttctctccccctctctctctctctccccctctctccatcactacGTCCCCTCCCCTGCGCTCCCTGCTGTGCACAGCTGGCTCTCTGCCCCTCAATCAGCTCGACGAGGGACGGCTAACCCGCGCCGCCCGCCTCGCGCACAAACTTGTTAGCGCAGTAATGAGGTTGTGGCAATTACCGCGGATGACGCCGTAGCATTGCAACGCGGTAACATGCTAGGCTAGGGATACGGTCTGCCGGTGCTTTTTTAATGTCATTTGAGGTCTTAACAAAGTGctgtgaggagcagtgaggctTGTAATGAGGGATACTTTAGTTATCACGCATGAGCCCAAGATGACTTGATTAGAACGTGGTTATAGCAATTAACGTGATCTAATAACATGGTCACACCCGCTCTCCGTTCTCTCTGTTGTTTTTAGACGGCTTTGCACTGGGCAGCAAAGCATGGGAAAGAGGACATGGCCACACTGGTGGTTAAGGCTGGCGCTGACGTCAACACCAAATCGGTGAGTTTTAGCCCCGTGATaagaagaaacacaacattggaattcacttttgtgtgtgtcctttgcAGCCCCTCACTCACCTTCTTTTCCTTCCATTCTCTTCTCTTCCAGCACGTGAGTGGGTGccctttcgtttttttaatCACAGCGCTTAAGACAGGAAGTGGTGTGGTACGTAAGTAGTTAAATCTGGACATGGTAGTGGGTTGAAGCAGAGCCCCTGTGTGCTGTGGTCGGAGCGGGCAGGAGTTGTCAAGTGATGTAATTACTGTTCCtaaactgtgtgtgcgtgtgtgtgtgtgtgtgagagagtgtgtgaagaTCCAGCTGTGAAAATGTATTACACCAACACGTGTTGCCGCTCCTAAAACTACCACATGGCTAATAAATCATGTTATGTCACATTAATTGTTTCCCCAAAACACTGTCTGTACGGGCCAGCGGGCCCAGCTCTAGAACGTCCCCATTTCACTGAATTACCAACCAATTATGTTTGTATCATTATCGTGTGTTGTCATAACCTTTCGCTAATTTGTATATTTCTTTCCTCCCCGGTGTTTTCCTTGGATGTCTGTGGGCCATGGGAAAATCTAGGGGGTAGGTGTTAAACTTTTCCAGCGTTTTTCCAACGTTTTGTCTCCTGAAATCTCTCTACAGAGTACAGCATGTTTAGCTGCGGACATCACAGACCGTTTGAACCTTTAAAGGGGCCCAAGGCAGGGTGTCCCTCCCAGGGTAGGATGTCCCAGGGCTGGGTACCCACCGTGGCTGGGATCAGCTGCAGGGATAAGTTGTTATGGTTGAGGTGGAACAACATTTGTTGCTTTTCAACTGACATAAATAAACAAAGGGCGTTTAGTGTGATGGCCGTTTTCCACCAACATTAACTCTCGAAAGCGCACATGCCTCACGCATACGTACACAATGACAACAGAAATGTTTGGTAGATAAATACGCAAAAGGCATGGTGACATTTAAACatgcaaaatatatttaaaaagtaaagataaataatgatcaagatgatgaagatggtgtTTTTATTATAACATTAGTGCGATACAATATGAGCGGTATACAATAAATAATTGAGTAAAAAATTAACACTGGATATAATTTGATTCATGAAGTGAATACATAATTTATACGACACGGCTAATGTGTTTCCGTTTGACTCACTCGCTGTGCTTTCTCCttgcttccttccttctttcctaaATTCCTCCCAGGGATACACACCTCTACACATAGCGGCGCTGCACGGCCACCAGCACATGGTTGAGCTGCTCGTCCAGACATACGGTAAGCAGGAGAAGGAACCCGAGTGTGGTTCATCTCAAACTTCTCAAAACCTACGAAAAGTGCTTGGAGAAAGCGCTCCCACAGACCCCATGATCCGTCTGGTCTTTTCCGGTTTGCAGGGGCAAAGAAGAACCTCAGGGACTACAGCGGCCATCTTGCCAGCCAGTACCTGACGGACCGGGATCCTGATGAgccaggagaggagagcgaaACACGTGAGCTTTGATTTCCATTTAGATGCCCCATCATTCAATTACTCTGAGCATGAAAAGTAAAGTCCAATTAGTGAAGGATGTTGGAGCTAATAGTAGTTTGAATCCCCGTACCTTGAAGGGCACGTAAACCCCAAATGTTTTTACGGATTAAAAGTTGTTGGTTTGAGTCTTACCAAGGGTTTTCTGTGTAAGCTTCTTCTGGCAAAAAAAACCCcttgcacttttttttaattcagatataattttttgtatatttttgaaaaacagaaaaaatcaATGAATAAATGGCCAACGTAATACCTGCCAGTAATGAGCTTTTTGTatgtgcttctttttttaattactaCACAGCAACCTTAACACCCAACATACTCTGTGTCTCATTAGAGCTCCAAGCGGCCCAGGCCAGGGAGCGGGGCCGCAACAGGAAGCTGCCGTCTCTCTTCCTGTCCAAGAAGAAGTGGGGCTCTGCGGAGGAGCTGGCGCCCATAGAGGAGGAACGGTCCACCCCCCCACAGCCGCTGCTGCCCGCCTACAGGCCCAGGAAGTTCTCCCGATGAACGCACCAGAGACTGTAGTAAAGAGAGCTCCTCCAAACACCCGTCTCAGCTCACATACAAGACGCATGGTTAATTACCTCATGAtctatggctctctctccctcccttgctctcgctctctccttctcgctccctctctcttgctgtctctctctttcactctctccttctcgctccctctctcttgctgtgtctctttcactctcctTCTCGTGCCCTTTCTCTTGCtgactttctctcgctctctccttctcgctccctctctcttgctgtctctctctttcactctctccttctcgctccctctctcttgctgtctctctttcactctccttCTCGTGCCCTTTCTCTTGCtgactttctctcgctctctccttctcgctccctctctcttgctgtctctctctttcactctctccttctcgctccctctctcttgctgtctctctttcactctctccttctcgtgCCCTTTCTCTTgctgactttctctctctctctctctccttctcgctccctctctcttgctctcgctcttgctctctccctctccctccctccctccaaatcCCTATATCTTGCTTTATCTCTTGCTCTTTaactcacacaaaaaaacaccttgTCTAAGTGTGTTACATCATAGGAGTTAATAACAACGAGGGACTAATGAAGTGCTTTGCTTAGATTGCATTTTTGCCAAATGAGAGGTTTAATTGATTTACAATGCAAagataaatataaatgaataggtttcacacacacacacacacacacacacacacacacacacacacacacacacacacacacacacacacacacacacacacacacacacacacacacacacacacacacacacacacacacacacagtttgttgCATGCGTGCAAGCAAACTCCTCATGCAAATGGTTCATTTTGAAGGATTTCAAAAGAAATAGAAGTTGATCAAGTCAGTGCCTTGCTTAAGATGATCAACACATTCGTGCTAGCTAAAAGATTGTCACTGTGGTCTGACTGGTTCTTGTTGAACGTTTGAACATTtacctttcatttatttttttccaatatGCTAGGCTGGGATAGgattctctccctgtgtgtcagAAACCTCTGTGTCCCAAGTGAACAAATCTGACAAGCAGGTAAAGAGCACATTATAAGCTTATCTGAATCTCCCTTTCACACCCACAAACCGATTCTGAGCCAAAGGAACATTCCAGAGGTAATCCCAAAGCTATGTTAGAACCTTGACGTTACAGGACTGTTGTCGTCTCAGGCGTTACGCTCGGTTTATCAGTTTAGCCAGTATTTCATGTTGATACCTTCAGACTTTTGCACTTGTTGTATTTATGTATCAGTTTCCTTGGTTGCAAAATGTATTGAAACGACTTGACTTCACCCTGCTGCACTCTTTAGTGCATCATTTGCATTTTCTGAAGGAAagctattttgttttgtgtCCCGCGGGACGATAATATGTCacagatttttattattagagGAATGTTTGTGAATGAATAGTGAGCACATGCTGTATGTGTTTATCTGAGGAGCTGTACCATAATAATATTTTTGTGAACATCTGGAACAACATCGACACAATACGGAGGGACTTCATGATCATTTGATTATGCTGATTAAAAATTGAATGTCCTAACTAATAATGtcaatttctttattttctcttttactTGAATTTTCTCCTTTTCAAGCCTTTGATGTCACTTCAAGCAGCTGAGTGTTTTGGCTACAGATGGAGTCAATATGGGCCCTGCAACTCTCCATACGGCTTTAGACCTTAATACCTGATTAGTTGAAAAGGGCAGCACTTGCTATTGGGTCTTAGATATCAGAAGACCGAAGGGAACCGAGGCAAGTGTTACACACTTAGATATCAGAAAccgtagaggaagagagacaactGTCTTACCCTTAGATATCAGAAGAcatagaggaagagaaacaaGTGTTTTACCCTTAGATATCAGAAAccgtagaggaagagagacaagtGTTTTACGCTTAGATATCAGAAgacatagaggaagagagaaaagtgTTTTACCCTCAGATATCAGAAGAcatagaggaagagaaacaaGTGTTTTACCCTTAGATATCAGGAGACGAGGAGAACAGAGGCAAGTGTTTTTGAGGTTCATCTtgaaggaggaggttgggggacTATCAGGGATAAGATGAGTTTTCTGTAATAGATACTTATCTGACTGCCCTCAAGCCCTCCAACAAAGTCCCCCTCTGAAGAGATTAGAACCCAGGGAGGGCACATTAACTCTAATCCTATGCTTTGAGGCCTAGCTCCTCACCCCAGCCCCACACCTCCCTCTGGCCCACTTATTTCAACCCCTTCtgttgggctgggggggggggggggggggggggtaccttgtACCTCTGGTATGTGtatgaggagtgtgtgtggctacccattgggtgtgtgtgtgtgtgtgtgtgtgtgtgtgtgtgtgtgtgtgtgtgtgtgtgtgtgtgtgtgtgtgtgtgtgtgtgtgtgtgtgtgtgtgtgtgtgtgtgtgcatacatgtgtgtgt
Encoded here:
- the LOC115545189 gene encoding ankyrin repeat domain-containing protein SOWAHC produces the protein MGDVTEESLLDYFYSTGGDSGKVKNADLLKTYKPYIGHTDLQLRAKYREEFKLIMDRIAVMKSENGENILVLRRKYRQMLVERDGPSRTPATARWEAPAQEAYSPVPAKRPLQEISAEQRPLEGEDRGSGRGPSSWGPEPGGPSECADLPSSLEYDSEQDAESLGPTSIALDPIEKDWIYSAASARVPDLSQLLQQDPSLANKKDFTSFTALHWAAKHGKEDMATLVVKAGADVNTKSGYTPLHIAALHGHQHMVELLVQTYGAKKNLRDYSGHLASQYLTDRDPDEPGEESETQLQAAQARERGRNRKLPSLFLSKKKWGSAEELAPIEEERSTPPQPLLPAYRPRKFSR